In the Paenibacillus sp. FSL H7-0357 genome, one interval contains:
- a CDS encoding glycosyltransferase family 4 protein produces MKILLVTYWGLTNMGGIWTYMKQLSDKLSEQGHSVTLMGSHVESNTLYLLNKESYFDKNAYYNTLLPYLDPQRFPHLYLEHGIFSFEIGRYVFEAGASVLGLEDYDLIHTQDPISTYALRRVMKNRVPLVSSIHGALARESYYEYKGIEPELTKEKYESRPIWSYFRRIEQLGAHAADLILVSSKWIGQLVNELGVTPERIHTLPYGINLEQYNDKAALPSPVQLGGGHKVIMYAGRFEYIKGVHVLIGALGLVHRSRQDWVCVLAGSGSLLEELRSQAAALGIQGHLLFVGNLDNIPATLQQADIYVQPSLQDTQPYSVTEAQLAGIAPIVAGTTGMPEMVKHGETGWIFPAEDSGGLAELLLLLLGDDELRGRTGNQARKWAVRCRSLDVMAEGTLKVYRKAVGKQALCRGGTGGEMLAVEKEAGAIQGAFHPADLLGSVTPGNPLVPVLRSRLPLDYSVPDARIFGFDKQ; encoded by the coding sequence ATGAAAATACTGCTGGTCACCTACTGGGGACTCACTAATATGGGCGGAATCTGGACGTATATGAAACAGCTCTCAGACAAGCTGAGCGAGCAGGGGCATTCTGTTACGCTGATGGGAAGCCATGTAGAGAGCAATACGTTATATTTGCTGAACAAGGAGAGCTATTTTGATAAAAATGCATACTATAACACGCTGCTGCCTTATCTCGATCCTCAGCGGTTTCCGCATCTGTACCTGGAGCATGGCATCTTCAGTTTTGAAATTGGCCGTTATGTGTTTGAGGCGGGAGCGTCTGTGCTCGGCCTGGAGGACTATGATCTCATCCACACCCAGGATCCCATCTCCACTTACGCGCTGCGGCGGGTGATGAAAAATCGGGTGCCGCTGGTGTCCAGCATTCACGGGGCATTGGCCCGGGAGTCGTATTACGAGTATAAGGGGATTGAACCGGAGCTTACGAAGGAGAAATATGAGAGCCGGCCGATTTGGAGCTATTTCCGCCGGATTGAGCAGCTTGGCGCACATGCCGCCGATCTGATCCTGGTCTCTTCAAAATGGATCGGTCAACTGGTGAATGAGCTCGGCGTCACTCCGGAGCGGATTCATACGCTGCCTTACGGGATCAACCTGGAGCAGTACAATGACAAGGCGGCATTGCCTTCCCCGGTACAGCTTGGCGGGGGACATAAAGTTATTATGTACGCCGGCCGTTTCGAGTACATCAAGGGCGTGCATGTGTTGATCGGCGCACTGGGTCTGGTGCATCGCAGCCGTCAGGACTGGGTCTGCGTCTTAGCCGGGAGCGGTAGTCTCCTGGAAGAGCTGAGATCACAGGCGGCAGCGCTGGGGATTCAGGGACATCTGTTGTTTGTGGGTAATTTGGACAATATCCCGGCCACGTTGCAGCAGGCCGATATCTATGTGCAGCCCAGCCTGCAGGATACGCAGCCCTACTCGGTCACAGAAGCCCAGCTTGCCGGTATTGCACCGATTGTGGCTGGGACGACGGGGATGCCGGAAATGGTTAAGCACGGGGAAACAGGCTGGATCTTTCCTGCGGAAGATTCAGGGGGGCTGGCGGAGCTGCTGCTTCTGCTGCTAGGTGATGATGAACTGCGCGGGCGGACAGGAAACCAGGCGAGAAAATGGGCGGTCCGTTGCCGCTCGCTGGATGTCATGGCGGAAGGAACGCTTAAGGTGTACCGCAAAGCGGTGGGAAAGCAAGCCTTGTGTAGAGGGGGGACCGGAGGCGAAATGCTGGCGGTGGAAAAGGAAGCCGGAGCGATTCAGGGAGCTTTTCATCCGGCTGATTTGCTGGGCAGCGTTACCCCCGGCAATCCACTGGTACCGGTTCTGCGGAGCAGGCTGCCGCTGGATTATTCCGTTCCCGATGCCCGTATTTTTGGTTTTGACAAGCAATAA
- the ypfJ gene encoding KPN_02809 family neutral zinc metallopeptidase, with protein sequence MKWQGRRGSSNVEDRRGRGGGGGKVIGGGIGGIILVVIVTLLSGGNAGDILGNLTSSGTNSSAPYEQTAEEQELSEFVSVVLADTEEVWGEIFKQQGMTYEDPTLVMYSGSVDSACGTATSAVGPFYCPGDAKLYIDLSFYDELQQRFQAPGDFAMAYVIAHEVGHHVQTLLGTSKQLNSLRQSLSEKEFNKYQVRFELQADYLAGVWANHAQGMNLLEEGDLEEALTAASAVGDDTIQKQAQGYAVPDSFTHGSSEQRKRWFYKGFNSGTIEGGDTFNAAQL encoded by the coding sequence ATGAAATGGCAGGGAAGAAGAGGCAGTTCGAATGTGGAGGACCGCAGAGGCAGAGGCGGGGGCGGCGGGAAGGTCATTGGCGGCGGGATCGGCGGAATTATTCTTGTAGTGATTGTAACACTGCTCAGCGGGGGCAATGCCGGGGATATATTAGGGAACCTGACATCCAGCGGTACCAATTCTTCAGCTCCTTATGAGCAGACAGCTGAGGAGCAGGAGCTTTCCGAATTTGTATCCGTGGTTCTTGCCGACACCGAGGAGGTGTGGGGTGAGATTTTTAAGCAGCAGGGAATGACCTATGAGGATCCGACGCTTGTAATGTACAGCGGCAGTGTGGATTCTGCCTGCGGAACGGCCACTTCGGCAGTTGGACCGTTTTATTGTCCCGGGGACGCCAAGCTGTATATTGATCTGAGCTTCTATGATGAGCTGCAGCAGCGCTTCCAGGCGCCGGGCGACTTCGCGATGGCTTATGTCATTGCCCACGAGGTGGGCCATCATGTACAGACCCTGCTGGGCACGTCGAAGCAGCTGAATTCGCTTCGCCAGAGCCTGAGCGAGAAGGAATTCAATAAATATCAGGTCCGGTTCGAGCTGCAGGCCGATTATCTGGCCGGAGTCTGGGCCAATCACGCCCAGGGCATGAACCTGCTGGAAGAAGGCGATCTGGAGGAGGCTCTGACGGCGGCGAGTGCGGTCGGCGATGACACGATCCAGAAGCAGGCACAAGGATATGCGGTGCCGGACAGCTTCACCCACGGGTCTTCGGAGCAGCGGAAACGCTGGTTCTACAAAGGTTTTAACTCCGGTACCATTGAAGGCGGAGATACTTTTAACGCTGCCCAGCTATAG
- a CDS encoding RluA family pseudouridine synthase, with translation MSGADNVSVQGGGAWTRRGEWLEAMPGRVVTGAADPQAAVDRWLLETAGMPVKLHARLRREGGIQWKGDRLRLALFPYREAGIEPVWQELEVLYEDDFCLVVHKPAGMAVHPDGSGSDTTLDHVVAAHYAASGGGVAVRHIHRLDKDTTGPVLYAKNEYAQLVLDEDMREKVISRRYAAIVEGVVPPALKVIDAPIGRDRHHAARRRVSPGGQSAVTLILGREVLQGGTSLKVQLETGRTHQIRVHLSHMGHPLYGDELYGGPRWGLTGSSRQALHGEVLAFSHPWSKERLEIADPWPEDMLRLREELGGGTIG, from the coding sequence ATGTCCGGAGCAGATAATGTATCGGTCCAGGGCGGCGGCGCCTGGACCCGGCGCGGCGAATGGTTGGAAGCCATGCCCGGCCGGGTCGTTACCGGAGCAGCTGATCCGCAGGCTGCAGTAGACCGCTGGCTGCTGGAGACGGCCGGGATGCCGGTGAAACTCCATGCCCGGCTGCGCCGCGAAGGCGGCATCCAGTGGAAGGGCGACCGGCTGCGGCTGGCGCTTTTTCCTTATCGGGAAGCGGGCATTGAGCCGGTGTGGCAGGAGCTTGAAGTGCTGTATGAGGACGACTTTTGCCTTGTTGTCCATAAGCCTGCGGGTATGGCGGTTCACCCGGACGGCAGCGGGTCAGATACAACGCTGGATCATGTTGTTGCAGCGCATTATGCCGCTTCCGGCGGTGGTGTCGCCGTGCGGCATATACACCGGTTGGACAAGGATACCACGGGTCCTGTGCTCTATGCGAAGAATGAATATGCGCAGCTTGTACTCGATGAAGACATGCGCGAGAAGGTGATATCGCGGCGGTACGCCGCGATTGTGGAGGGCGTCGTCCCGCCTGCGCTCAAGGTGATCGACGCCCCGATTGGCCGCGACCGTCATCATGCGGCGCGCAGGCGTGTGTCGCCCGGCGGACAATCCGCGGTAACGTTAATCCTTGGACGCGAGGTGCTGCAAGGCGGCACTTCGCTTAAGGTGCAGCTGGAAACCGGACGCACGCATCAGATCCGCGTACACCTCAGCCATATGGGTCATCCGCTGTACGGGGATGAGCTGTATGGCGGGCCGCGCTGGGGTTTGACAGGCAGCAGCCGTCAGGCTCTGCACGGTGAGGTGTTGGCTTTCAGCCATCCCTGGAGCAAGGAAAGGCTGGAAATAGCCGATCCATGGCCGGAGGATATGCTGCGGCTGCGGGAGGAACTGGGCGGCGGGACAATAGGCTGA
- the hemL gene encoding glutamate-1-semialdehyde 2,1-aminomutase, protein MGNVPLARREEASRAAFEEAKQYIPGGVNSPVRAFKSVGLTPVYVDHGAGSRIYDIDGNSFIDYVCSWGPLIMGHAHPEVVKALQETAVKGTSFGAPTLLETEMAKTVVERVPSVDIVRMVNSGTEATMSAIRLARGTTGRSKILKFEGSYHGHADSLLIKAGSGVATLGLPDSPGVPEGVAVNTITVPYNDLEGVKIAFERYGSEIAAIIVEPIAGNMGVVPPLPGFLEGLRKVTTGYGALLIFDEVMTGFRVNRSCAQGLFGIEPDLTCFGKVIGGGLPVGAYGGKREIMEQIAPSGPIYQAGTLSGNPLAMASGLSTLKLLTPEVYDRLETLGARLEAGLKRNSAETGIPLTINRVGSMVCPFFTEGPVINFETAKTSNLDMFRSYFAKMLDQGISVPPSQFEGMFVSAVHSEQDIDDTIEAHLNALKSL, encoded by the coding sequence ATGGGTAATGTGCCATTGGCGCGCCGGGAAGAAGCTTCCCGTGCAGCTTTTGAAGAAGCGAAGCAGTATATTCCCGGCGGGGTGAACAGCCCGGTGCGGGCGTTCAAATCCGTAGGATTGACACCGGTTTATGTGGATCATGGCGCGGGTTCGCGCATTTACGATATCGACGGCAACAGCTTTATTGACTACGTCTGCTCGTGGGGACCGCTCATTATGGGGCATGCTCACCCAGAGGTCGTAAAGGCATTGCAGGAGACGGCGGTAAAAGGGACAAGCTTTGGCGCGCCTACGCTGCTGGAGACGGAAATGGCCAAAACAGTGGTGGAACGTGTCCCTTCGGTGGATATCGTGCGGATGGTCAACTCCGGTACGGAAGCTACTATGAGTGCGATCCGATTGGCCCGGGGAACTACCGGACGCAGCAAAATCCTCAAGTTTGAGGGCTCGTACCACGGTCATGCGGACAGCCTGCTGATCAAAGCCGGCTCCGGCGTAGCCACACTTGGTTTGCCGGATAGCCCTGGCGTGCCTGAAGGCGTAGCGGTCAACACGATCACTGTGCCGTACAATGATCTGGAAGGGGTCAAAATCGCTTTTGAACGCTATGGCAGTGAGATTGCCGCGATTATTGTTGAACCGATTGCCGGGAATATGGGCGTTGTGCCGCCGCTTCCGGGCTTCCTCGAAGGCTTGCGCAAGGTGACGACGGGTTACGGAGCACTGCTGATTTTTGATGAGGTCATGACAGGCTTCCGCGTGAACCGCAGCTGCGCTCAGGGACTGTTCGGCATTGAACCGGATCTGACCTGCTTCGGCAAAGTAATCGGCGGCGGTCTCCCCGTAGGCGCTTATGGCGGCAAAAGAGAGATTATGGAACAGATCGCTCCATCCGGCCCGATCTACCAGGCGGGTACGCTCAGCGGCAATCCGCTGGCGATGGCTTCCGGTCTCAGCACGCTGAAGCTGCTGACGCCAGAGGTGTACGACCGACTGGAGACACTCGGCGCACGTCTGGAAGCAGGTCTTAAGCGGAACAGCGCCGAGACCGGCATTCCGCTGACAATTAACCGTGTGGGCTCCATGGTCTGCCCGTTTTTTACCGAAGGTCCGGTAATCAACTTCGAAACGGCCAAAACCAGTAACCTGGATATGTTCCGCAGCTACTTCGCCAAGATGCTGGATCAGGGCATCAGTGTTCCGCCATCGCAGTTCGAAGGAATGTTCGTATCCGCTGTACACAGCGAGCAGGATATCGATGATACTATCGAAGCTCACTTGAACGCCCTGAAGTCACTGTGA
- the hemB gene encoding porphobilinogen synthase, with amino-acid sequence MSFPITRHRRLRGTAGIRGMVRETLLNTLDFIQPIFVTYGTGVKNEIGSMPGVYHFSLDMLKAEVDEIAALGIPAVLLFGIPETKDAIGSSGFADDGIVQEATRLIKQWYPELLVVADTCLCEFTDHGHCGMVHTHTVDGVVHGDVINDASLELLTRTAVSQAKAGADIIAPSNMMDGFVQAIRTGLDENGFEHVPIMSYSVKYASAFYGPFREAADSAPQFGNRKTYQMDPANLREAIREADSDVLEGADMLMVKPALAYLDVIRTIRDQFDLPLVAYNVSGEYSMVKAAALQGWIDEQAVVLEMLTGMKRAGADIIITYFAKDAARWLQG; translated from the coding sequence ATGAGTTTTCCAATTACACGGCACCGCCGTCTGCGCGGGACAGCCGGAATTCGCGGAATGGTGCGTGAGACGTTATTAAATACGCTGGATTTCATCCAGCCGATTTTTGTTACCTATGGAACAGGTGTGAAGAATGAGATCGGCTCCATGCCGGGTGTGTATCATTTCTCGCTCGACATGCTGAAGGCCGAAGTGGATGAGATTGCTGCCCTGGGCATTCCTGCTGTGCTGCTGTTTGGCATTCCTGAGACCAAGGATGCGATCGGTTCTTCTGGTTTTGCCGATGACGGCATCGTGCAGGAAGCTACGCGGCTGATCAAGCAGTGGTATCCTGAGCTGCTGGTCGTTGCCGATACCTGCCTTTGTGAATTCACCGATCACGGCCACTGCGGTATGGTTCATACCCATACAGTAGATGGTGTCGTACACGGCGATGTCATCAACGATGCTTCGCTTGAGCTACTGACCCGTACAGCGGTATCGCAGGCCAAGGCCGGGGCGGACATTATCGCACCTTCCAACATGATGGATGGTTTCGTGCAGGCGATCCGCACCGGACTGGATGAGAATGGCTTCGAGCATGTGCCGATTATGTCCTATTCGGTAAAATATGCTTCGGCCTTCTACGGCCCGTTCCGTGAAGCCGCTGACTCTGCTCCGCAGTTCGGCAACCGCAAAACCTACCAGATGGACCCGGCCAATCTGCGGGAAGCGATCCGCGAAGCGGATTCGGATGTGCTGGAAGGTGCGGATATGCTGATGGTGAAACCGGCGCTGGCTTACCTGGATGTCATCCGGACCATCCGCGACCAGTTCGATCTGCCGCTGGTTGCCTACAATGTGAGCGGAGAATACTCCATGGTCAAAGCGGCGGCGCTGCAGGGCTGGATCGACGAGCAGGCGGTAGTACTGGAAATGTTGACCGGCATGAAGCGTGCAGGAGCGGATATTATCATTACCTATTTTGCCAAGGATGCGGCACGCTGGCTGCAGGGTTAA
- the cobA gene encoding uroporphyrinogen-III C-methyltransferase, whose translation MKGKVYLVGAGPGDAKLITVKGLECIQKADVLVYDRLASPRLLKHMKSGGEKIYVGKLPDRHTMKQEEINQLLVDLALEGKTVVRLKGGDPTIFGRVGEEAELLRRHGIYYEIVPGITSAISVPAYAGIPVTHRDYASSLSIITGHESPDKLDHSIHWDKVTNATGTLVFLMGVAKIGYISAQLIKHGRSPETPVALVRWGTRADQETLIGTLADIEAKVKAADFQPPAVIVVGDVVLQRQQLMWVEALPLFGKRIVVTRARSQASELVDRIEELGGEPYEFPVIETVMPEGAEKKAKIAEALGALSAYDWVFFTSANGVEFFWRHLAELKVDIRGLHRARIGAVGPATAAALAQRGLVAEELPGVFQAEGLIEAFGSRLLPGQKVLLPRGDLAREWLPDKLRELGLEVTEVDTYETVVTGEDDIELLKLLEEKRIHAVTFTSSSTVRNFISILKRMGLEDPLPLLAGVKIACIGPVTEKTAVEAGLTPGLLPDEATIEGLVQELCRWNEGTRLR comes from the coding sequence ATGAAGGGGAAAGTCTATCTTGTAGGTGCAGGTCCAGGGGACGCCAAGCTGATTACGGTGAAAGGCCTGGAGTGCATCCAGAAGGCGGATGTGCTGGTATACGACCGGCTGGCCAGCCCGAGGTTGCTGAAACATATGAAGTCCGGCGGAGAAAAAATATACGTAGGCAAGCTGCCTGACCGCCATACGATGAAGCAGGAGGAAATCAATCAGCTGCTCGTCGATTTGGCGCTTGAGGGAAAGACGGTCGTGCGGCTGAAGGGCGGGGACCCGACGATTTTTGGCCGTGTGGGTGAAGAAGCGGAGCTGCTGCGCAGACATGGCATTTATTATGAGATCGTGCCGGGCATTACCTCGGCGATCAGCGTGCCGGCATATGCCGGCATTCCGGTGACTCACCGGGATTATGCTTCCTCGCTCTCGATTATTACCGGACATGAAAGTCCGGATAAGCTGGATCATTCCATTCATTGGGATAAGGTGACGAATGCTACTGGAACACTGGTGTTTCTGATGGGCGTTGCCAAAATCGGTTATATCAGCGCCCAGCTGATCAAACACGGGCGGTCGCCGGAAACGCCGGTCGCGCTTGTCCGCTGGGGCACGCGTGCGGATCAGGAGACACTGATCGGGACACTCGCCGACATTGAGGCGAAGGTAAAGGCGGCGGATTTCCAGCCGCCTGCCGTCATCGTCGTCGGCGACGTGGTGCTGCAGCGCCAGCAGCTGATGTGGGTAGAAGCGCTGCCGCTGTTCGGCAAGCGCATTGTGGTTACACGGGCCCGCAGCCAGGCAAGCGAGCTGGTGGACCGGATCGAGGAACTGGGCGGCGAGCCGTACGAGTTCCCGGTCATTGAGACGGTCATGCCGGAAGGCGCAGAGAAGAAGGCCAAGATTGCAGAAGCGCTCGGCGCGTTATCCGCATACGACTGGGTCTTCTTCACGAGCGCGAACGGCGTGGAGTTTTTTTGGCGTCACCTGGCGGAGCTCAAGGTGGACATCCGGGGCCTGCACCGCGCGCGCATCGGCGCGGTGGGACCGGCCACAGCCGCGGCGCTGGCCCAGCGCGGGCTGGTGGCCGAGGAGCTGCCTGGAGTCTTCCAGGCAGAGGGGCTGATCGAAGCCTTCGGCTCCAGGCTGCTGCCTGGGCAGAAGGTGCTGCTGCCACGCGGCGACCTCGCGCGCGAGTGGCTGCCGGACAAGCTGAGGGAGCTGGGGCTGGAAGTGACCGAAGTGGACACCTACGAGACGGTGGTCACCGGCGAGGATGACATCGAGCTGCTTAAGCTGCTGGAGGAGAAGCGGATTCACGCGGTTACCTTCACCAGCTCTTCGACAGTGCGCAACTTCATCAGCATCCTGAAGCGGATGGGGCTTGAAGATCCGCTTCCGCTGCTGGCGGGCGTGAAGATTGCCTGCATCGGCCCCGTGACCGAAAAGACCGCCGTAGAAGCCGGTCTGACTCCAGGGTTGCTCCCTGACGAGGCGACGATCGAGGGATTGGTACAGGAGTTGTGCCGCTGGAATGAAGGAACGCGGCTGCGATAA
- the hemC gene encoding hydroxymethylbilane synthase produces MRKIIVGSRQSALALTQTGHVIADLERLSEEHGFGFTFEVHRIVTKGDRILDVTLSKVGGKGLFVKEIEQAMLAKEIDMAVHSMKDMPSELPEGLINGAVPRRVDPRDCLIATGAASLDELPQGARVGTSSLRRSSQLAALRPDLDIQPVRGNIDSRLKKLESGEFDAILLAAAGLSRMGWEDRVTAYLPPEVCLPAVGQGALGIECREDDAELRKLLALYNDEHTALTVAAERTFLGALNGGCQVPIGAFAVLGAEDSGTESNELAGAAAPDSTRRVITLTGMVGTPDGSVILKETCTGEDPVQLGEEVARKLIARGAEKILADVRG; encoded by the coding sequence ATGCGCAAGATTATTGTAGGCAGCAGACAAAGCGCGCTCGCGCTGACACAGACGGGGCATGTCATTGCCGATCTGGAGCGTCTGAGTGAGGAGCACGGCTTCGGCTTCACCTTTGAAGTGCACCGGATTGTCACCAAAGGCGACCGGATTCTGGACGTCACCTTGTCCAAAGTAGGCGGCAAAGGGTTGTTCGTAAAGGAAATTGAGCAGGCCATGCTGGCCAAAGAGATCGATATGGCTGTACATAGTATGAAGGATATGCCCTCTGAACTCCCGGAAGGGCTGATTAACGGTGCTGTGCCGCGACGGGTCGATCCGCGCGACTGCCTGATCGCTACCGGAGCAGCTAGTCTGGATGAGCTGCCGCAGGGTGCGCGCGTCGGCACCAGCAGCCTGCGCCGTTCCAGCCAGCTTGCCGCACTGCGGCCTGATCTGGACATTCAGCCGGTTCGCGGCAATATTGACTCAAGGCTGAAGAAGCTGGAGAGCGGTGAATTCGACGCGATCCTGCTGGCGGCTGCGGGCCTCTCACGCATGGGCTGGGAGGACCGGGTAACGGCTTATCTGCCGCCGGAGGTCTGCCTGCCTGCTGTAGGGCAGGGAGCACTCGGCATCGAATGCCGGGAGGATGACGCCGAGCTGCGGAAGCTGCTAGCACTTTATAATGATGAGCATACGGCCCTTACAGTGGCGGCGGAACGGACGTTTCTTGGCGCACTGAACGGCGGCTGCCAGGTGCCGATTGGCGCTTTTGCGGTACTGGGAGCAGAAGACAGTGGGACTGAATCCAATGAATTAGCAGGTGCTGCTGCACCGGATTCTACCCGCCGGGTCATCACATTGACCGGCATGGTGGGAACGCCGGATGGCTCAGTGATCCTGAAGGAAACCTGTACCGGGGAAGATCCGGTTCAGCTTGGCGAAGAGGTCGCCAGGAAGCTTATTGCCCGGGGAGCGGAGAAGATTTTGGCGGATGTAAGGGGATGA
- a CDS encoding precorrin-2 dehydrogenase/sirohydrochlorin ferrochelatase family protein, giving the protein MNMVNYIPVMLDLQDQRVVVIGGGAVAERKVGPLLEAGAAVTVVSPSLTERLSEFAEKGMLIWISRPYAPGDLEGAFLVYAASSDAAVNEAAAREAKALGLPVNVASHAEAGNFITPGVLRRGRLTVAVSTSGAGPGVAAKITEQVAEMLGEEYEPYLDFLHALRVEIKRQEPSAAVRARLLRKLAHLDVLDEIRQGTFKEWSPETVQVWIAANREA; this is encoded by the coding sequence ATGAACATGGTGAATTATATTCCGGTCATGCTGGATTTGCAGGATCAACGGGTAGTGGTGATCGGCGGCGGGGCCGTTGCCGAGCGTAAAGTAGGTCCGCTGCTGGAAGCGGGAGCGGCGGTGACCGTTGTCAGCCCCTCGTTAACCGAGAGGCTTAGCGAATTTGCAGAGAAGGGCATGCTAATCTGGATTAGCCGCCCTTATGCTCCCGGGGATCTTGAGGGGGCCTTCCTGGTCTATGCCGCCAGCAGTGATGCGGCGGTTAATGAAGCAGCCGCACGCGAGGCCAAGGCTTTGGGCCTTCCGGTGAATGTGGCCAGCCATGCCGAGGCGGGGAACTTCATTACTCCCGGCGTGCTTCGCCGGGGGCGTCTGACGGTGGCCGTATCGACTTCGGGCGCTGGTCCTGGTGTGGCTGCGAAGATTACGGAGCAGGTTGCGGAGATGCTGGGCGAGGAATACGAGCCGTACCTGGATTTTTTGCATGCGCTGCGGGTAGAGATCAAGCGGCAGGAGCCTTCAGCCGCGGTCCGTGCCCGGCTTCTGCGCAAGCTGGCCCATCTGGACGTGTTGGATGAGATCAGACAGGGTACTTTTAAAGAGTGGAGCCCGGAGACGGTTCAGGTCTGGATTGCCGCTAACCGTGAGGCGTAG
- the ccsA gene encoding cytochrome c biogenesis protein CcsA, whose protein sequence is MQLLNGIYDTALLLYALSLLFIFSDCLRRNPGGKRLGTGLLVVVGLLQSAGLAIRFSQEAGLPIFTPYDFLFWFSFSIVLTSLAVAYTRGGEFTILLLSGAGFSVFLLNRVWLTAADHGLESWSAVHGWLAMHIILANLSFGALTLGAVFAIMYLFLHSKLKSKKWDDRVRRLPSLETMDKYSYTSILAGVPLLSVSLVLAGMSIIAEGRTPLFQDPKVLTTLVGLGIYLTYILLKRSGRRSGTVMARWAISGYGFIILNFLLNSWSDFHGWGGK, encoded by the coding sequence ATGCAACTGCTGAACGGAATATATGATACCGCTCTGCTGCTATATGCCCTGAGCCTGCTGTTTATTTTCTCGGATTGCCTTCGGCGTAATCCGGGCGGGAAGCGGCTAGGCACGGGGCTTCTTGTCGTTGTGGGACTGTTGCAGTCTGCCGGGCTTGCGATCCGGTTCTCCCAGGAGGCAGGACTGCCTATTTTCACCCCTTATGATTTCCTGTTCTGGTTCTCATTCAGTATCGTGCTGACTTCACTTGCGGTGGCGTACACGCGCGGAGGTGAATTCACCATCCTGCTGCTCAGCGGAGCGGGCTTCAGTGTGTTCCTGCTGAACCGGGTATGGCTGACGGCTGCGGATCATGGCCTGGAGAGCTGGAGTGCGGTGCACGGATGGCTGGCAATGCACATTATTTTAGCTAATTTGAGCTTTGGCGCACTGACACTGGGTGCGGTATTTGCGATAATGTATCTGTTCCTGCACAGTAAGCTGAAGAGCAAGAAATGGGATGACCGCGTCCGGCGTCTGCCTAGTCTGGAAACGATGGACAAATATTCGTATACATCAATCCTCGCCGGGGTTCCCCTGCTGAGCGTATCGCTTGTATTGGCGGGCATGTCCATTATCGCAGAGGGGCGGACCCCGCTGTTCCAGGATCCCAAGGTGCTGACTACACTTGTCGGGCTTGGGATTTACTTAACCTATATCTTGCTGAAGCGGTCCGGCCGAAGAAGCGGGACGGTTATGGCCCGCTGGGCGATTTCGGGATACGGCTTCATTATCCTGAATTTTCTGCTGAATTCATGGTCTGATTTCCACGGCTGGGGCGGGAAGTGA